Sequence from the Nitrincola iocasae genome:
ACTGGCACCGACATAATAAAACACCAGATAAAGTGCCGATGCACTGGCCCGTGCCTTGACGGCCTGCTGACTAACCCAGCTACTGGCTACGGAATGGGTTAAAAAGAATCCAAAGCTATTAATAAAAAAACCACAAATAATAGCGGGTAAGCTGCCAACCAGGGTCAGCAACGTGCCCAGCATGAGTACAACTATGCCAAGTGCCATACACAGAGGTGCTGTAAAGCGCCGACTCAAACGCCCGGAAATCAGCGAGCCAAAGGTTCCGGTCAGATAGGTCAGAAACAGCAACCCGATCCAGGTGGCTGAAAGGCTAAACGGCTCTGCTGCCAGCACAAAGGTAATATAAGTATACTGATTCAAAAAAATCAGGAAGTTTAATCCCCCCACAAGGTAAGCAATAAACAGTACGGGATTACGCAGATGTCCCAGCAAGTCCAACAGCATGGATTGAGGCCGAAATGCCACTGGATTGAAATGGCTGGACGACGGCAATAAACGGATAACCAGCAACAGGCCCAATGTACTGATTACCCCCAATAACAGAAAAACTTCAGACCAGCCCAACCAATCACCTACAGCGCCAGCCAACAATCTTCCGGTCACACCACCGAGTGAATTGCTGGCAATATAAAGACCAACAGCGGTCAGCAATGCCGGTCGACTAAATTCATCGCCCATATAAGCAATGGCCACCGCAGGCACCCCAGCCAGAAAAAAGCCCTGCAGAGCACGCAGCCAAAACAGCGAGCTATAGTTATCGACAAACCCCAGCCCCAAGGTTGTCAGGGCAACACCCGCCAGGGTCAACAACAAGATGCCACGACGACCCAGAACATCCGATACCGGCCCATACACCAATAACGACAAGCCCAGCACCAGCGTAGCAATAGTATAGGCATGGCTGATCTCCAGCTCAGTTCGGCCAAGACTGTCTGCCAGCATCGGCAGTAGTGGCTGCATGCCATGTAAATTGGCGAACACAATAAAGGAGGCGAGGCACAAAGCCAACGTTGCACGCCAAAAGTGAGGACTAGTAGTTTCGATCATGATGCTTACCTGTATTAATCTAGATCTAGCTTAGCAGTGGCAATGACATCATAAAAATATATACTAATGATAAATACGATAAGAGAAATTGATAATGAATCTAAAACACCTACGCTATTTCGTCCGGGTCGCCGAGCTGAGCAGCTTTACAGCGGCTGCCGAGCAGCTGAACCTGGCCCAGCCGGCGGTCAGCATGGCGATCCAGAAACTGGAGCTAACCCTGTCCATCTCTCTGTTCCATCGCCATGATCGCCAAATCAGCTTAACTGACGAGGGTAGAGAACTGCTGCTGCACGCACGTCGAGTTTTGATGGCTGCGGATGAAGCCGAACTGGCCATGCAGGAACTCAGTGGCCTGAAACGTGGGGAAGTTCGCATTGGTATTCCCGGTATGCTGGGATCTTATTACTTTCCCCCGATTCTAATGGCCTTTCGCCACCGCTATCCGGATCTGCAAATCTCTGTCATTGAAGCGGGTACACGCAAGCTGCAACAGATGCTGCTCAGTGGCGAAATTGATATCGGTGTGATCGTTGAGGACTCACCGACCAATGAACTAGAGCTCTGCCCATTTCTAAATGAAGAAATGATGGTGGTGATGGCAGATGATCACCCGCTTGCAGCCTGTGAGAGCATAACATCCGAAGATTTTTTTGCTCAGGAGCTGGTGTTGTTTAAAGAGGGGTATTTTCATCGTGAAGTGATCAACCGGCTACTACAAGAAACAGGATTACAGCCGCATATCGGTTTCGAGACCAATCTAATTCCATTAATCAAACAGATCGTCAAACAGGGATTTGGTATTTCGACACTACTGCAGATGGTCATCCGGGATGAGCCGGCCTTGGTTGCCAGACCCTTTTCTCAGCCGGTATTACTGGATCTGTCGCTGGCCTGGCGCAAAGGTGGGTATTTATCCCGTGCCAACCAGACCTTTATCGAATTTCTGGCCGATCAGATTCGGGATTAAGTACAGGGTAGTAGAGCGCTTTCCTGCCAACGCATCAACCAATCCTGAACTGGCGCGGGTCGACCGTAGAAATAACCCTGAAACAGAATAGTCTCGCTTCTGGCCTTAAGAAACTCAGCCTGTTCAAGTGTTTCTACACCCTCAGCGACCACCTGCAGATGCATCTTGTCAGCTACCGCCAGAATGGCCTCTATTAATGCAGCATCGTCAGGGTCTTGTGGTGCATCCTGGACAAAACTGCGATCAATTTTAATTTCACTGACTGGCAAGCGCTTCAAGTAGGCCAGCGATGAATAACCAGTACCAAAATCATCAATAGAGAAGCGCAACCCTAACTGCCTTAGCTCCTGCATTTTGGCAGATACGCTATCAATGTTATTAAGAAACAGGCCCTCTGTAACTTCCAGCATCAGTTGTGCCGGGTTAACATCCTGCTGTTCCAGCACCATTTTCATCCAGGGTACAAAGCCCTGAATACAGAAATGCCGCGGACTGATATTAACGGCCAGGTGCAACGTTATTCCCAAAGTTTTAGCTTGTTGTATCAGACTGCAGGCCTGGTCCATTACCCAAATATCCAGATCTACTATCAGATTGGATGATTCGGCGATAGGAATAAAATCAGCCGGTGAGATCATACCCAGTTCCGGATGTTCCCAGCGTAACAGCAGTTCCGCTGCACATTTACTGCCCTGGCCATCAAACTGCGGCTGCATGAATAGGCGCAGTTGATTTTGTTCCAGAGCACGACTCAGGTCACGCTCCAGACGGAAACGGTATCCGGCAGCTTCACTCATGGGGGATTCAAAAAAGATTAGTTGTCCTCCCCCTTCCAGGCGTGAGTGAGTCAGCGCCATACTGGCGCGCTGAAACACTAACTCAGCGGTAATCGAGTCATCCTCTTCCGGAAAACGTGTCACACCGGAACTGATGGATATACTGACGGGTTCATCATCGATCAGAAAAGGAGCTTCAAAAATCTGATTGCAAAGATCGGCCAAGGTTATTTCCAGGGCGGTAACCGGCATCTCAGGCAAGCGTTCAG
This genomic interval carries:
- a CDS encoding MFS transporter, which gives rise to MIETTSPHFWRATLALCLASFIVFANLHGMQPLLPMLADSLGRTELEISHAYTIATLVLGLSLLVYGPVSDVLGRRGILLLTLAGVALTTLGLGFVDNYSSLFWLRALQGFFLAGVPAVAIAYMGDEFSRPALLTAVGLYIASNSLGGVTGRLLAGAVGDWLGWSEVFLLLGVISTLGLLLVIRLLPSSSHFNPVAFRPQSMLLDLLGHLRNPVLFIAYLVGGLNFLIFLNQYTYITFVLAAEPFSLSATWIGLLFLTYLTGTFGSLISGRLSRRFTAPLCMALGIVVLMLGTLLTLVGSLPAIICGFFINSFGFFLTHSVASSWVSQQAVKARASASALYLVFYYVGASVGGFYLHPFWQLAGWTGIVVGSLLIFLITLGCAMILLYWQRSGRVSAFAG
- a CDS encoding LysR family transcriptional regulator codes for the protein MNLKHLRYFVRVAELSSFTAAAEQLNLAQPAVSMAIQKLELTLSISLFHRHDRQISLTDEGRELLLHARRVLMAADEAELAMQELSGLKRGEVRIGIPGMLGSYYFPPILMAFRHRYPDLQISVIEAGTRKLQQMLLSGEIDIGVIVEDSPTNELELCPFLNEEMMVVMADDHPLAACESITSEDFFAQELVLFKEGYFHREVINRLLQETGLQPHIGFETNLIPLIKQIVKQGFGISTLLQMVIRDEPALVARPFSQPVLLDLSLAWRKGGYLSRANQTFIEFLADQIRD